In a single window of the Papaver somniferum cultivar HN1 chromosome 8, ASM357369v1, whole genome shotgun sequence genome:
- the LOC113305701 gene encoding uncharacterized protein LOC113305701, giving the protein MKIMSWNVQGFGNKRTRYHLRDLVRSNDPDIIFLAETKNKDNKMMNYTKQLNYPYYCYVHPIDLSGRLFLLWKDGIILDIVEYNLNFIICSMQFDNRSGKTLLVCMYGAFDEEGIARQSDFLTRLSGRFNCPWVVTGDLNFITSNEEKLGGNIVPQNQLNVVNDHLDFLDLTNIRFMGNLYTRSNRRDSAGLILERLDIGLGNHKWFNLFPNRIVYHLLPIGSDHCPILLVSTKDDKPTKKLLRFNRCWLMHNSCKDIIRDNWKTSERGSHAYFHSMSLRNVKYVLRDWNIIIFGNIQSKITYFQSQLEYLSGNVANHVNLNEIRDTEASLNHWYGIQQDHYMQRAKENVLKFDDRNTKYFHDKVNFRKKRT; this is encoded by the coding sequence ATGAAAATTATGTCTTGGAATGTCCAAGGATTTGGAAACAAGCGTACTAGGTATCATCTAAGAGACTTAGTTAGATCCAATGATCCTGACATTATATTCTTAGCTGAGACCAAAAATAAGGATAATAAGATGATGAATTACACTAAACAGCTCAACTATCCTTATTACTGTTATGTTCATCCTATTGATTTATCTGGAAGGTTATTTTTGTTATGGAAAGATGGTATCATCCTTGATATTGTTGAGTATAATCTAAACTTCATTATCTGCTCTATGCAATTTGATAACAGGAGTGGTAAGACTTTGTTAGTCTGTATGTATGGTGCATTTGATGAGGAAGGGATTGCTAGACAATCGGACTTCCTAACTAGACTCTCTGGTAGGTTTAACTGCCCTTGGGTAGTCACAGGAGACCTGAATTTCATAACTAGCAATGAGGAAAAATTAGGAGGTAATATTGTCCCCCAAAATCAGCTTAATGTGGTCAATGATCATCTTGATTTTTTAGACCTAACTAATATTAGGTTCATGGGAAATCTCTATACTCGGTCAAATAGGAGAGATAGTGCCGGTTTGATTTTAGAAAGGCTTGATATAGGTCTAGGAAACCATAAGTGGTTCAATCTTTTTCCAAATCGCATTGTGTATCATCTTCTTCCTATAGGGAGTGATCATTGCCCTATTTTGTTGGTTAGTACTAAGGATGATAAACCTACTAAGAAACTTCTAAGGTTTAATAGATGTTGGCTCATGCATAACTCGTGTAAGGACATTATTAGAGATAACTGGAAGACATCTGAAAGAGGCTCTCATGCTTACTTTCACTCTATGTCTTTGAGAAATGTTAAATATGTCCTTAGAGATTGGAACATTATTATCTTTGGGAACATCCAATCCAAAATTACTTATTTTCAAAGTCAGCTGGAGTATTTGAGTGGTAATGTTGCTAATCATGTTAATCTTAATGAGATTAGAGACACTGAAGCTAGCCTGAATCATTGGTATGGTATTCAGCAGGATCATTATATGCAAAGAGCTAAGGAAAATGTTCTTAAATTTGATGATAGaaacacaaaatattttcatgATAAGGTTAATTTTAGAAAAAAGAGGACATAA